A genomic segment from Actinomycetota bacterium encodes:
- the recO gene encoding DNA repair protein RecO gives MPTYKAKGLIIKSYRLGEADKIVKIFTPDMGLISAVAKGAFNMKSRFSGRLELYNVIDCEFSQGRTLDIVSQAEILEIFNGISGDFLKFNYTQSLSEMILKTQSEKAASYNLFKLTYLVIKKMNNIDDSNEVFLQMLLIFFMINFSKIMGYAPMLKCCTVCGCEMLKNPEIFSVKYGGTVCRSCSSGKSGIIFFNDEEMHLLTGLLSCRLEELTDFKVSYRTSSRILDLMAEYVSFHSEINLSSLAYLKKIHKNIV, from the coding sequence ATGCCGACATATAAAGCAAAAGGTCTTATCATCAAATCATATCGTCTTGGTGAAGCAGATAAGATAGTAAAAATATTCACTCCGGATATGGGTCTGATAAGCGCGGTCGCCAAAGGTGCTTTCAATATGAAGAGCAGATTTTCGGGCAGACTTGAGCTGTATAATGTTATTGACTGTGAATTTTCCCAGGGCAGGACTCTTGATATTGTCAGCCAGGCGGAAATACTGGAAATATTTAACGGCATTTCAGGGGATTTTTTAAAATTCAATTACACCCAGTCATTATCCGAAATGATATTAAAGACACAGTCTGAAAAAGCAGCATCCTACAATCTTTTTAAGCTGACCTATCTTGTAATAAAGAAGATGAATAATATTGATGACAGTAATGAAGTTTTTTTACAGATGCTTCTTATCTTCTTTATGATTAATTTTTCAAAAATCATGGGTTATGCTCCCATGTTAAAATGCTGTACTGTCTGCGGCTGCGAAATGCTGAAAAATCCGGAAATTTTTTCTGTGAAATACGGCGGAACAGTATGTAGAAGCTGCTCTTCGGGTAAAAGCGGGATAATTTTTTTTAATGATGAAGAGATGCATCTGCTGACAGGTCTTTTAAGCTGTCGTCTTGAGGAACTGACAGATTTTAAAGTTAGCTATAGAACTTCTTCCAGGATCTTGGACCTGATGGCTGAATATGTTTCATTTCATTCTGAGATAAATCTGTCAAGCCTTGCTTATCTGAAAAAAATACACAAAAATATTGTCTGA
- a CDS encoding glycine--tRNA ligase subunit alpha has product MDFQEIIFNLQKYWSAKGCIIKQPMDVEKGAGTFNPDTFLRCLGPEPWKVAYVEPSRRPADGRYGENPFRTQYYYQFQVLLKPSPDDVIDLYLGSLSSLGIDLKNHDIRFVEDDWASPTIGAAGLGWEVWADGMEITQFTYFQQMGGISLKPVCAELTYGLERIAMYLQDKDSFWDLAWTKGITYADVHLESEKQWSVYNFEVADIAMLQDLFNKFEKEFSNALKKDLVYVACEYVLKCSHVFNLLDAREAISVSERTSYIARVRNIAKLLCAAYISQREQLGFPLLGKEKNGE; this is encoded by the coding sequence ATGGATTTTCAGGAAATTATATTTAATTTGCAAAAATACTGGTCTGCAAAAGGCTGTATCATAAAACAACCAATGGATGTTGAAAAAGGGGCAGGAACATTTAACCCTGATACTTTTTTAAGGTGTCTTGGTCCTGAGCCATGGAAAGTAGCTTATGTTGAACCATCCAGGAGACCGGCTGACGGCAGGTATGGAGAGAATCCTTTTAGAACACAGTATTATTATCAGTTCCAGGTGCTTTTAAAGCCTTCTCCTGATGATGTAATAGATCTTTATCTTGGCTCGCTTTCAAGCCTTGGAATTGATCTGAAAAATCACGATATCAGATTTGTTGAAGATGACTGGGCTTCACCGACTATAGGAGCGGCAGGACTGGGCTGGGAAGTCTGGGCTGACGGAATGGAAATCACGCAATTTACATATTTCCAGCAAATGGGCGGTATTTCTCTTAAGCCTGTATGCGCTGAACTGACATACGGACTGGAAAGAATAGCTATGTATCTGCAGGACAAAGACAGTTTCTGGGATCTTGCCTGGACAAAAGGAATTACTTATGCTGATGTTCATCTTGAATCGGAAAAACAATGGTCAGTATATAATTTTGAGGTTGCCGACATAGCAATGCTGCAGGATCTTTTCAATAAATTTGAAAAGGAATTTTCAAATGCATTAAAAAAAGACCTTGTTTATGTTGCCTGTGAATATGTTCTGAAATGCTCACATGTATTTAATCTGCTCGATGCAAGAGAAGCAATAAGCGTTTCGGAAAGAACTTCTTATATAGCAAGGGTAAGGAATATAGCAAAACTTCTTTGTGCTGCATATATCAGCCAGAGA